The Altererythrobacter sp. Root672 genome includes a window with the following:
- a CDS encoding acyl carrier protein — translation MSDTADRVKKIVVEHLGVEEDKVTPDASFIDDLGADSLDIVELVMAFEEEFGVEIPDDAAEKINTVGDANKYIEEHKG, via the coding sequence ATGAGCGACACCGCCGATCGCGTGAAGAAGATCGTTGTCGAGCATCTTGGCGTCGAAGAAGACAAGGTCACGCCGGATGCGAGCTTCATCGACGATCTGGGCGCAGACAGCCTCGACATCGTCGAGCTGGTCATGGCCTTCGAGGAAGAGTTTGGGGTCGAGATCCCGGACGACGCCGCCGAGAAGATCAATACGGTTGGCGATGCCAACAAGTATATCGAAGAGCACAAGGGATAA
- the pgsA gene encoding CDP-diacylglycerol--glycerol-3-phosphate 3-phosphatidyltransferase, producing the protein MLTLPNLLTLSRIVALPLLGFLLWWPNWQVGYAMAFVLYCLMGITDYFDGYLARSSGAVSRLGIFLDPIADKIMVAVVILVLTAQGYLRGPLVGDMHVIAGLIILVREIAVSGLREFLGGLQVSVPVSKLAKWKTTFQLVALGALILGGAVQGQPCDAAGVCESLREQWIHVVGLASLWGAAILTLVTGWDYLRVGIKHMD; encoded by the coding sequence ATGCTGACCCTGCCCAACCTGCTCACCTTGTCGCGAATCGTGGCTCTGCCACTGCTTGGCTTCCTCTTGTGGTGGCCCAACTGGCAGGTCGGCTACGCCATGGCGTTCGTCCTCTACTGCCTGATGGGTATTACCGATTATTTCGACGGCTATCTCGCCCGGTCGAGCGGCGCCGTTTCTCGGCTTGGTATCTTCCTCGATCCCATCGCTGACAAGATCATGGTCGCTGTCGTCATACTTGTCCTAACCGCCCAAGGGTATCTGCGAGGCCCACTTGTTGGTGATATGCATGTCATTGCTGGCCTGATCATCCTGGTGCGTGAGATCGCCGTCTCGGGCCTCAGGGAGTTCCTCGGGGGCCTCCAGGTCTCGGTGCCGGTCTCAAAGCTCGCCAAGTGGAAGACGACCTTCCAGCTCGTCGCTCTAGGGGCGCTGATCCTGGGCGGGGCGGTTCAAGGTCAGCCCTGCGATGCCGCGGGCGTTTGCGAATCGCTACGCGAACAATGGATCCATGTCGTCGGTCTGGCGAGCTTGTGGGGCGCGGCGATCCTGACGCTGGTGACCGGATGGGACTACCTGCGGGTCGGCATCAAGCACATGGACTGA
- the aspS gene encoding aspartate--tRNA ligase codes for MHAYRTHNCAGLDAGNVGETVRLSGWVHRKRDHGGVLFVDLRDHYGITQIVTDADSPALEVLEGLRVESVVTIDGTVKARAEGTANPNLPTGAIEVYARSVTVQSRADELPLPVAGEQDYPEEIRLKYRFVDLRRDSMHRNIMLRSQVIASLRRRMIEQGFNEFQTPILGASSPEGARDYLVPSRLHPGTFYALPQAPQMFKQLLMVAGFDRYFQIAPCFRDEDLRADRSPEFYQLDFEMSFVTQDDVFNAIEPVLAGVFAEFANGKTVTAAGDFPRIPYRESMLKYGSDKPDLRNPLIITDVSHHFGQSGFGLFEKIVGSGGIVRAIPAPATAEKSRKFFDDMNDWARREGFAGLGYVTRKGGEFGGPIAKNHGPENMEKLYAELGLGADDGLFFAAGMEKDAVKLAGAARTRVGEELGLIEQGCFKFCWIVDFPMFEYDEEQKKVDFSHNPFSMPQGELEALETQDPLSILAWQYDIVCNGYELSSGAIRNHRPEIMYKAFEIAGYSQAEVDENFSGMIEAFKLGAPPHGGSAPGIDRIVMLLADEPNIREVIAFPLNQRAQDLMMGAPSPVSARQLRDVHVRLVDPPKPASAETATAEN; via the coding sequence ATGCATGCCTATCGTACCCACAATTGTGCCGGACTAGACGCCGGAAATGTCGGGGAAACCGTCCGCCTGTCGGGCTGGGTGCATCGCAAGCGCGATCACGGCGGGGTGCTGTTCGTCGATTTGCGCGACCATTATGGCATCACGCAAATCGTCACCGACGCAGATTCGCCGGCGCTCGAAGTGCTTGAAGGGCTTCGCGTTGAGAGCGTCGTCACCATCGATGGGACGGTCAAGGCGCGCGCAGAAGGCACCGCCAATCCGAACCTGCCCACCGGCGCTATCGAGGTCTATGCCCGCAGCGTAACCGTACAGAGCCGGGCCGATGAACTGCCGCTGCCAGTGGCTGGCGAGCAGGATTATCCGGAGGAAATCCGCCTCAAGTACCGCTTCGTCGACCTTCGCCGCGACTCGATGCACCGCAACATCATGCTGCGCAGCCAGGTTATCGCCAGCCTGCGCCGCCGGATGATCGAGCAGGGCTTCAACGAATTCCAGACCCCGATTCTCGGCGCATCGAGCCCCGAAGGCGCGCGCGACTACCTCGTGCCGAGCCGTCTGCACCCGGGCACCTTCTACGCGCTCCCGCAGGCGCCGCAGATGTTCAAGCAGCTACTGATGGTCGCCGGTTTCGACCGCTACTTCCAGATCGCGCCCTGCTTCCGCGACGAGGATCTCCGCGCCGACCGTTCGCCGGAGTTCTACCAGCTCGACTTCGAGATGAGCTTCGTCACCCAGGATGACGTGTTCAACGCGATCGAACCGGTCCTCGCCGGCGTGTTCGCCGAATTCGCCAACGGCAAGACCGTGACGGCGGCGGGCGACTTCCCGCGCATTCCCTATCGCGAGTCGATGCTCAAGTACGGCAGCGACAAGCCGGACCTGCGCAACCCGCTGATCATCACCGACGTCTCGCACCACTTCGGGCAGTCGGGATTCGGCCTGTTCGAGAAGATCGTCGGTTCGGGCGGCATCGTCCGCGCCATTCCGGCGCCGGCCACGGCGGAGAAGAGCCGCAAGTTCTTCGACGACATGAACGACTGGGCCCGGCGCGAAGGCTTTGCCGGCCTCGGCTACGTCACCCGCAAGGGCGGCGAGTTCGGAGGACCGATCGCCAAGAATCACGGTCCGGAGAACATGGAGAAGCTCTACGCCGAGCTCGGCCTTGGCGCCGATGACGGCCTGTTCTTCGCCGCGGGCATGGAAAAGGACGCGGTCAAGCTCGCCGGTGCCGCGCGCACCCGCGTCGGCGAAGAGTTGGGGCTGATCGAGCAGGGCTGTTTCAAGTTCTGCTGGATCGTCGACTTCCCGATGTTCGAATACGACGAAGAGCAGAAGAAGGTCGATTTCAGCCACAACCCGTTCTCGATGCCGCAAGGCGAGCTCGAGGCGCTGGAGACGCAGGATCCGTTGTCGATCCTCGCCTGGCAGTACGACATCGTCTGCAACGGCTATGAGCTGAGCTCGGGCGCGATCCGGAACCATCGTCCGGAAATCATGTACAAGGCGTTTGAAATCGCCGGCTATTCGCAGGCCGAGGTCGATGAGAATTTCTCTGGCATGATCGAGGCATTCAAGCTTGGCGCCCCGCCGCACGGCGGTTCGGCCCCGGGTATCGACCGTATCGTCATGCTGCTGGCCGACGAGCCGAACATCCGCGAAGTCATTGCTTTCCCGCTCAATCAGCGGGCGCAGGACCTCATGATGGGCGCCCCGAGCCCGGTCAGCGCGCGCCAACTGCGCGACGTTCACGTTCGACTTGTCGACCCGCCCAAGCCCGCTTCGGCCGAAACTGCCACCGCGGAGAACTAA
- the mltG gene encoding endolytic transglycosylase MltG yields MGRKGCLVAVVLGALLFGIAAASTWGWWGASKIEEDTTFVVPSGSSLTSIATKLEEENLIASSESFLLWSKFLGSGDPIKAGEFLLPAGSSGSDILDTFQHGEVIRRFVTIPEGMPSILVYERLMAESLLTGAIPVPEEGSVLPESYDFERGEARTAVLARMQKAMRDTVAELWPKRAPGIAVRTPEEAVILASIVEKETGKDSERRMVAGLYSNRLRQGMMLQADPTIIYPITKGKPLGRRIRQSEISDVNDYNTYSMVGLPKGPITNPGRASIEAVLNPADTDALFMVADGTGGHAFASTLAEHNANVAKWFAIRRARGEM; encoded by the coding sequence ATGGGCCGCAAGGGTTGCCTCGTTGCCGTCGTCCTCGGCGCGCTGCTGTTTGGCATAGCCGCAGCCTCGACCTGGGGCTGGTGGGGGGCGTCGAAGATCGAGGAGGACACGACGTTCGTGGTTCCTTCGGGATCGTCGCTCACCTCGATCGCGACGAAGCTCGAAGAGGAAAACCTGATCGCTTCGAGCGAGTCCTTCCTCCTCTGGTCGAAGTTCCTCGGCAGCGGTGATCCGATCAAGGCGGGTGAATTCCTGCTGCCTGCCGGTTCGAGCGGTTCGGACATCCTCGACACTTTCCAGCACGGAGAGGTGATCCGCCGGTTCGTGACCATACCCGAAGGCATGCCTTCGATCCTGGTCTACGAACGCTTGATGGCCGAGTCCTTGTTGACCGGCGCGATCCCCGTTCCCGAGGAAGGCTCGGTCCTTCCCGAGAGCTATGATTTCGAACGCGGCGAGGCCCGAACGGCGGTGCTGGCGCGGATGCAGAAGGCCATGCGCGACACTGTCGCCGAGCTATGGCCCAAGCGCGCGCCAGGCATCGCGGTGAGGACGCCTGAAGAGGCCGTGATCCTCGCCTCGATCGTAGAGAAGGAAACCGGCAAGGACAGCGAGCGGCGCATGGTCGCCGGGCTCTACTCCAATCGCCTGAGGCAGGGGATGATGCTGCAGGCGGACCCGACGATCATCTACCCGATCACCAAGGGCAAGCCGCTCGGGCGCCGGATTCGGCAGTCCGAGATTTCCGACGTGAACGACTACAACACTTACTCGATGGTCGGGCTGCCCAAGGGCCCGATCACCAACCCCGGCCGCGCCTCGATTGAAGCGGTGCTCAACCCGGCCGACACCGATGCGCTGTTCATGGTCGCCGACGGTACTGGCGGCCACGCCTTCGCCAGCACCCTGGCCGAACACAACGCCAACGTCGCCAAGTGGTTCGCCATTCGCCGCGCCCGCGGGGAGATGTAG
- the rnd gene encoding ribonuclease D, giving the protein MKIHPLITTTEELAELCTRLAKSNFVAVDTEFMRENTFYPLLCLVQIGNEEEAAAIDPLASGIDLSPLLELLTNNEDVLKVFHAGGQDVEIVYNLTGRTPHPIFDTQIAMMAVSQSEQIGYANLVESWIGKTIDKGARFTDWSRRPLTERQIEYAIGDVTYLAKIFPKLLKKLIKTGRGEWLNAEMEKLADPDNYANDLETAWHRIRAPSRNSLVLGRLKALAAWRETEAQAKDIPRGRIMRDETLADLASHPPAKQEDLAKVRGLSQAWKDNDIGKRLMRVLRDVEPLPADEMPDKPKRGAPLGKEGALVADLLKLLLKIRTREIDVAARLLTRSDELEALAAGVRKLPVLEGWRYEVFGRDALELVEGRLGFGVEHGRLKMTRIVDTGETAAPEEPGEGAESQAAE; this is encoded by the coding sequence ATGAAAATACACCCGCTCATAACGACCACAGAGGAACTGGCGGAACTCTGCACGCGCTTGGCAAAATCGAACTTCGTCGCGGTCGATACCGAATTCATGCGGGAGAACACCTTCTACCCGCTGCTGTGCCTGGTGCAGATCGGCAATGAAGAAGAAGCCGCCGCGATCGACCCGCTTGCAAGCGGAATCGACCTGTCGCCGCTGCTCGAGCTTCTCACGAACAACGAGGATGTGCTGAAGGTCTTCCACGCCGGCGGACAGGATGTGGAGATCGTCTACAACCTCACCGGCCGGACGCCCCACCCCATCTTCGACACCCAGATCGCCATGATGGCGGTCAGCCAGTCGGAGCAGATCGGCTACGCGAACCTCGTCGAATCATGGATCGGCAAGACGATCGACAAGGGCGCGCGCTTCACTGACTGGAGCCGGCGCCCGCTGACCGAGCGGCAGATCGAATACGCCATCGGCGACGTGACTTACCTCGCGAAGATCTTCCCCAAGCTGCTCAAGAAGCTGATCAAGACCGGGCGCGGGGAATGGCTCAATGCCGAGATGGAAAAGCTCGCCGACCCAGACAACTACGCCAACGACCTCGAGACGGCCTGGCACCGCATCCGCGCGCCCAGCCGCAACTCGCTCGTCCTAGGGCGGTTGAAGGCGCTCGCCGCCTGGCGTGAGACCGAGGCCCAGGCCAAGGACATTCCGCGCGGACGAATCATGCGTGACGAGACCCTGGCGGATCTCGCCAGCCATCCGCCGGCCAAGCAGGAAGACCTCGCCAAAGTCCGCGGGCTTAGCCAGGCATGGAAGGACAACGATATCGGAAAGCGTCTCATGCGCGTCCTGCGCGACGTCGAACCGCTCCCCGCCGATGAGATGCCCGACAAGCCCAAGCGCGGTGCGCCCCTGGGCAAGGAAGGCGCCTTGGTGGCTGATCTGCTCAAGCTGCTGCTCAAGATCCGTACGCGTGAGATCGACGTCGCGGCGCGGCTGCTTACCCGCTCAGACGAGCTCGAGGCGCTCGCCGCCGGCGTGCGCAAGCTGCCGGTGCTCGAAGGCTGGCGCTACGAGGTGTTTGGGCGTGACGCGCTCGAGCTGGTCGAAGGTCGCCTCGGCTTCGGTGTCGAACATGGCCGCCTCAAGATGACGCGGATCGTCGACACCGGCGAGACTGCCGCACCCGAAGAACCGGGAGAAGGGGCGGAGTCGCAAGCGGCCGAGTGA
- the fabF gene encoding beta-ketoacyl-ACP synthase II: MRRVVVTGLGLVTPLGSDVETTWANILAGKSGAGPITHFDASEYKCQIACEVKPADHEYGFDPNKRVDHKVQRQVDPFIIFGLDAAGQAIEDAGLEDMDEATRLRAGVSIGSGIGGLPGIESESLLLAEKGPGRVSPHFVHGRLINLISGQVSIKYGLKGPNHAVVTACSTGAHSIGDAARMIRDDDADIMLAGGAEATICPIGIAGFAQARALNMTYNDRPEQASRPYDRDRDGFVMGEGAGVVVLEEYEHAKARGAKIYAEVVGYGLSGDAYHVTAPDPEMDGAFRSMSAALKKAGMTPADIDYINAHGTSTMADTIELGAVKRLFGPEMANVSMSSTKSAIGHLLGGAGAVESIFCILSIRDQIVPPTLNLDNPDEGTEGADLVPHVAKKRTVRAALNNSFGFGGTNASLIVKRVD, encoded by the coding sequence ATGCGTCGAGTGGTCGTAACCGGATTGGGGCTAGTCACCCCGCTTGGCAGCGATGTCGAGACGACCTGGGCGAACATTCTTGCCGGCAAGAGCGGTGCGGGACCGATCACGCACTTCGATGCGTCCGAGTACAAGTGCCAGATCGCCTGCGAAGTGAAGCCCGCCGACCACGAGTACGGCTTCGATCCCAACAAGCGCGTCGACCACAAGGTCCAGCGCCAGGTCGATCCGTTCATCATCTTTGGCCTCGATGCCGCCGGCCAGGCGATCGAGGATGCGGGACTCGAGGACATGGACGAGGCCACGCGCCTGCGCGCCGGTGTTTCGATCGGTTCGGGCATCGGCGGCCTGCCGGGCATAGAGAGCGAGAGCCTATTGCTGGCCGAGAAGGGCCCTGGCCGCGTCAGCCCGCACTTCGTCCATGGCCGCCTGATCAACCTGATCTCCGGTCAGGTCAGCATCAAGTACGGCCTTAAGGGCCCGAACCATGCCGTCGTCACCGCCTGTTCGACGGGCGCGCATTCGATCGGCGATGCCGCGCGGATGATCCGCGACGACGATGCCGACATCATGCTCGCGGGCGGCGCGGAAGCGACCATTTGCCCGATCGGCATTGCCGGTTTCGCTCAGGCGCGTGCGCTCAACATGACCTATAACGACCGTCCTGAGCAGGCGAGCCGCCCCTATGACCGCGACCGCGATGGCTTCGTCATGGGCGAGGGCGCGGGTGTGGTCGTGCTCGAGGAATACGAGCATGCCAAGGCGCGCGGAGCCAAGATCTACGCCGAAGTGGTCGGCTATGGCCTGTCGGGCGATGCCTATCACGTGACCGCGCCCGATCCGGAGATGGACGGCGCGTTCCGCTCGATGAGTGCGGCGCTTAAGAAGGCGGGCATGACCCCGGCAGACATCGATTACATCAACGCGCACGGCACCTCGACCATGGCCGACACGATCGAACTCGGCGCGGTGAAGCGCCTGTTCGGACCGGAGATGGCCAACGTCTCGATGAGCTCGACCAAATCCGCCATCGGCCACTTGCTGGGTGGCGCGGGCGCGGTCGAATCGATCTTCTGCATCCTGTCGATCCGCGACCAGATCGTTCCGCCGACGCTCAATCTGGACAATCCGGATGAAGGCACCGAAGGCGCCGACCTGGTCCCGCACGTGGCCAAGAAGCGTACCGTGCGCGCGGCGCTCAACAACAGCTTCGGGTTTGGCGGCACCAACGCCAGCCTCATCGTGAAGCGCGTCGACTAG
- a CDS encoding hydrogen peroxide-inducible genes activator, whose protein sequence is MSTYLPTIKQLQYLVALHEHGHFGQAAKASFVSQSTLSAGIRELESLLGVTLVERSRRVVRFTPLGNAVVAKAHRLLREAEELSDLVQASGKPLQGELRMSVIPTIAPFFLPRILPRLRRERPNLRLFLREETSGDAVESLHHGRADCVLLALPFATGEVDKAHIADDRLFVAFPKDDPRDPPDSIPPAMIDENHLLLLEDGHCLKEHALSACNRPELRASATMIGTSLHTLVQMVDNGLGMTMLPEMAIDAGILHDTHVIARPLKARKASREIALIWRKNSPRAEEFRLLAQELQAG, encoded by the coding sequence GTGAGCACTTACCTCCCCACCATCAAGCAACTGCAGTACCTCGTTGCCCTTCACGAGCATGGCCACTTCGGCCAAGCCGCCAAGGCCAGCTTTGTTTCGCAGTCGACCTTGTCGGCGGGGATTCGCGAACTCGAATCGCTGTTGGGTGTCACGCTGGTGGAGCGGAGCCGCCGAGTCGTGCGCTTCACTCCGCTAGGCAACGCGGTGGTCGCGAAGGCTCACCGGTTGCTCCGGGAGGCCGAGGAACTGAGTGATCTCGTCCAGGCCTCCGGCAAGCCCCTCCAGGGCGAATTACGGATGAGCGTGATCCCGACGATCGCGCCGTTCTTCCTCCCCCGCATCCTCCCTCGCCTGCGCAGGGAACGGCCCAACCTGCGGTTGTTCCTGCGTGAGGAAACGAGCGGAGACGCTGTCGAGTCGCTGCATCACGGCCGTGCCGATTGCGTGCTGCTCGCCCTGCCCTTCGCCACTGGCGAAGTGGACAAGGCGCACATTGCGGATGACCGCTTGTTCGTCGCCTTCCCCAAGGACGACCCGCGCGATCCGCCCGATTCGATTCCTCCGGCAATGATCGACGAGAATCACTTGCTGCTGCTCGAAGACGGGCATTGCCTGAAGGAGCACGCGCTCTCTGCCTGTAACAGGCCTGAGTTGCGCGCCTCAGCCACGATGATTGGCACCAGCCTGCACACGCTGGTGCAGATGGTCGACAATGGTCTGGGGATGACGATGCTGCCGGAAATGGCGATCGACGCGGGGATTCTCCACGATACCCACGTGATCGCAAGGCCCCTGAAGGCACGCAAGGCGAGCCGCGAGATCGCGTTGATCTGGCGCAAGAACAGCCCTCGCGCCGAGGAATTCCGCCTGTTGGCTCAGGAACTCCAGGCGGGCTGA